In the genome of Paramisgurnus dabryanus chromosome 18, PD_genome_1.1, whole genome shotgun sequence, one region contains:
- the wdr38 gene encoding WD repeat-containing protein 38 produces the protein MWRHRAEKFSVSNVRYFSRHKGEVNCCAFSPDCRTLLTCCDDGRLYLWDAKSAKLMKTVSGHTGPVKCCVFSTDGQLFASASHDCTVRLWRSVGAECVCVMSAHSRSVDTVSFSPDGLWLVSGGWDTRALIWSVQSGEKVQELRGHTAAVQSSAFSSDSQWVATGSWDHSVRVWGLHDDKDVVTLHGHLGNVACLCFSVTGMLASGSWDGTVRVWLPQQQTCLYVLGGRERVWVRSLAFSRDGLALASTAEGDMVRIWDMANGNCLKLLQGHKDSAYGCAFTPNGELLTSGSDQLDVEEEQKNIKEISKK, from the exons ATGTGGCGCCATCGTGCGGAGAAGTTCAGCGTTTCCAACGTCAGATATTTCTCCAGACACAAAGGAGAG GTGAACTGCTGCGCGTTCTCTCCTGACTGTCGGACTTTGCTCACCTGTTGTGATGATGGCAGATTGTATCTGTGGGACGCAAAGAGCGCCAAACTCATGAAAACTGTTAGTGGACACACAG GTCCAGTGAAATGCTGTGTTTTCTCCACTGATGGTCAGCTGTTTGCGAGTGCGTCTCATGACTGTACTGTCCGACTCTGGCGCAGTGTGGGTGcagaatgtgtttgtgtgatgtcGGCTCACAGTCGCAGTGTAGATACAGTGAGCTTCAGTCCAGACGGCCTGTGGTTGGTGTCAGGTGGATGGGACACCAGGGCACTGATCTGGAGCGTTCAG TCTGGTGAGAAGGTTCAGGAGTTGCGGGGTCACACTGCAGCTGTCCAGAGCAGTGCATTCTCATCAGATTCACAATGGGTG GCCACAGGTTCATGGGATCACTCAGTAAGAGTATGGGGACTACATGATGATAAAGATGTTGTGACATTGCACGGTCACCTTGGAAATGTGGCCTGTCTCTGTTTTTCGGTCACTGGGATGCTG gCCTCAGGTTCATGGGATGGAACGGTGCGCGTGTGGTTGCCGCAGCAACAGACGTGTCTGTATGTTTTAGGAGGACGTGAGCGTGTATGGGTCAGGAGTCTGGCTTTCTCCAGAGACGGGCTGGCTTTAGCATCCACCGCTGAGGGTGACATG GTGAGGATCTGGGATATGGCTAATGGAAACTGTCTTAAGTTGTTACAG GGACATAAGGACTCAGCATACGGGTGTGCGTTCACCCCTAATGGAGAACTTCTCACCAGCGGTTCTGACCAGCTGGATGTAGAAGAGGAACAGAAGAACATAAAGGAGATAAGCAAGAAATGA
- the uqcr10 gene encoding cytochrome b-c1 complex subunit 9 — MALVKSVYNLLFRRTSTFAITIMVGAVVFERAFDQGGDAIFDNINRGKLWKHIKHNYEQKSEE; from the exons ATGGCGCTAGTAAAGAGTGTCTACAATCTGCTTTTCAGAAGAACATCAACTTTCGCCATAACTATCATGGTGGGAGCTGTTGTTTTTGAGAGGGCGTTTGACCAGGGTGGAGACGCAATATTTGACAACATAAATCGGGGG AAACTCTGGAAACACATCAAACACAACTATGAGCAGAAGAGTGAGGAATAA
- the rpl35 gene encoding large ribosomal subunit protein uL29, with translation MAKIKARDLRGKKKEELLKQLDDLKVELSQLRVAKVTGGAASKLSKIRVVRKSIARVLTVINQTQKENLRKFYKGKKYKPLDLRPRKTRAIRRQLTKHETTLMTKKMQRKSRLYTIRKFAVKA, from the exons ATG GCAAAGATCAAGGCCAGAGACCTGCGAGGAAAGAAAAAGGAGGAGCTGTTGAAACAGCTCGATGATCTGAAAGTTGAACTTTCCCAACTTCGCGTTGCCAAGGTTACAGGTGGAGCTGCCTCCAAACTCTCAAAGAT CCGAGTTGTCCGCAAGTCTATCGCCAGAGTCCTCACAGTTATCAACCAGACACAGAAGGAGAATTTGAGGAAGTTTTATAAG GGAAAGAAGTACAAGCCTTTGGACCTGAGGCCCAGGAAGACCCGCGCCATCCGTCGTCAGCTCACAAAACATGAGACCACCCTGATGACCAAGAAGATGCAGAGGAAGTCCCGCCTCTACACCATTCGCAAATTCGCTGTCAAGGCATAA